In a genomic window of Phoenix dactylifera cultivar Barhee BC4 unplaced genomic scaffold, palm_55x_up_171113_PBpolish2nd_filt_p 000371F, whole genome shotgun sequence:
- the LOC120105796 gene encoding putative disease resistance protein RGA1 has product MAMVLDAFVSRLCTMLLTYAEEEAAKILGVPEEIKKLHRRLKRMQAILADAENRRFDNEAINLWLNELRDLMYEVDDIIDECRIEGEKFLSSDSSSSCCGELVRCCYSPISRWHEGKFRHEIGHRIRNLNRELEQVAKDKDDLHLTPAPHDDHYKSRISRKTSPIVEPDLVGEKIEDDTRRLADLLIKEDNKKIQVFAIVGMGGIGKTTLAQNIYNDKKLRDNFNPKSRIWLCVSQDFFEFDLLRSFIKQAGGDPGEAKEKEVLEPMLSQVIMNKKFFLVLDDVWDAQVWDALLRKPLHSGSANSRILITSRHEAIARQMGAVYIHRVEKLSQKDGWSLICKMVFEECEEGDMHLLSDVGMRIVEKCDGLPLALRTIGGVLRTKEKRHSEWEKVLSSPAWSFTKLPKEEMGPLYLSYLDLPPPLKQCFTSVSLFPEDFPIRSIPFGNRCIAEGFVTSEDDTPLEDVAEEYWKELVQRNLLQPAPRYYEEQGCRMHDLLRSLAHHIAGDECFVGDARAFENKIISYSSSIKLRRLSIVDENLETIPDLLMKQTSLRTLSLFHIPLIHDLPEDLFRKLRSLRILNLRKTAINNFPTSLGDLVHLRTLDLSDSSIREIPESIGNLRNLQFLILMDCKYLRNLPCGVLRLINLKILVVKGAPLDGIPIGIGRLRQLHTLKGFVVNGSEGCRSGVGEDVREQEHKRYQHGSFCTLEELKSLSQLRCISMVKLERASDKAEAKAAALQAKPHLTTLFLHCTLPSSSFDVQQPRANDYEEENIKRIGEVFEEIHPPPCLEKLEINGYFGREFPSWIMTPSSSSFRNLQWLDLKNCGLCQPLPPLGMLPQLCYLSISGASAVTSIGPEFLLLAGGSAGARGRNGRKTDSCFSSYFPKLEELVFTNMTNWKEWWWRWEEEDNQKRSLLPSLKVLTIDGCPKLRSLPESLVTVLKTLEITRAHSLREIQNLPSLTKLILAHNSSLERVSNFPVLKHIDVDDCVELKVVEGANAVEHIQLDDREAESLPEWLVAAGEEQPRFPFLHKLTLSNKICRRGLPGWPLI; this is encoded by the coding sequence ATGGCGATGGTCCTGGATGCCTTCGTCTCTCGTTTGTGTACGATGCTATTAACCTATGCAGAGGAAGAGGCAGCTAAGATCTTGGGTGTGCCTGAGGAAATCAAGAAGCTTCATAGGAGACTGAAGAGGATGCAGGCCATTCTCGCTGATGCAGAGAATAGACGCTTCGACAACGAGGCCATCAACCTTTGGCTGAACGAGCTGCGAGATCTCATGTACGAGGTGGACGACATCATCGATGAATGCCGGATCGAGGGCGAGAAGTTTCTCAGCTCGGACTCATCATCATCTTGTTGTGGTGAGTTGGTACGTTGTTGCTACTCCCCTATTTCTCGCTGGCATGAAGGTAAATTCCGTCATGAGATTGGCCACAGAATTAGAAATCTCAACCGTGAGCTTGAACAAGTTGCCAAGGACAAAGATGACCTCCATCTTACGCCTGCTCCTCATGATGACCACTACAAGAGTAGAATAAGCCGCAAGACATCTCCTATTGTCGAACCTGATCTTGTGGGAGAGAAAATTGAGGATGATACAAGGAGGTTGGCGGATTTGCTGATAAAAGAAGATAACAAAAAAATCCAAGTCTTTGCCATTGTTGGCATGGGGGGGATAGGCAAAACTACTCTTGCTCAGAACATTTACAATGATAAGAAGCTTCGGGACAACTTCAACCCAAAGTCACGGATTTGGTTGTGCGTGTCTCAAGATTTCTTCGAGTTCGATTTACTGAGATCTTTCATAAAGCAAGCTGGAGGTGATCCTGGAGAGGCTAAGGAGAAGGAAGTGCTCGAACCCATGCTTAGCCAAGTCATTATGAACAAGAAATTCTTTCTAGTCTTGGATGATGTTTGGGATGCGCAAGTATGGGATGCGCTACTGAGAAAGCCCTTGCATAGTGGTTCGGCAAATAGTAGAATTTTGATAACAAGCAGACATGAAGCCATTGCTAGACAGATGGGAGCAGTATACATCCATAGGGTGGAGAAGTTGTCTCAAAAGGATGGTTGGTCATTAATTTGCAAGATGGTGTTTGAGGAATGTGAGGAAGGAGACATGCATCTGTTAAGTGATGTCGGGATGAGAATTGTAGAGAAATGTGATGGCCTTCCGCTTGCTCTTCGGACCATCGGAGGGGTTCTTCGAACTAAGGAGAAAAGACATTCAGAATGGGAAAAAGTCCTCTCTAGTCCAGCATGGTCTTTTACGAAACTTCCAAAAGAGGAGATGGGCCCATTGTACTTGAGCTATCTGGATTTACCACCTCCTCTGAAGCAGTGCTTCACTTCCGTTTCATTATTTCCTGAGGACTTCCCAATTCGTTCAATTCCTTTTGGCAATAGATGTATTGCAGAGGGCTTTGTAACATCCGAAGACGATACGCCCTTGGAAGATGTAGCAGAAGAGTATTGGAAGGAGTTGGTGCAAAGGAACCTTCTCCAGCCAGCTCCTCGTTATTATGAAGAACAAGGTTGCAGGATGCATGACCTCTTGCGGTCTCTAGCTCATCATATAGCAGGGGATGAGTGCTTCGTCGGAGATGCACGAGCATTTGAAAACAAGATCATATCCTACTCTTCATCGATAAAACTACGTCGTTTATCAATTGTAGATGAAAACTTAGAAACTATACCTGACTTGTTAATGAAACAGACGTCCTTGAGGACCCTATCACTCTTCCATATCCCACTTATTCATGATCTTCCAGAAGATCTCTTCAGAAAGCTGAGGAGTTTAAGGATCCTGAATTTACGTAAAACAGCCATTAACAATTTCCCAACTTCTTTGGGAGATCTTGTGCACCTTCGAACTCTTGATCTCTCCGATAGTTCAATAAGAGAGATACCAGAGAGTATAGGGAATCTTAGAAATCTCCAATTTCTGATACTCATGGATTGTAAATATTTGCGCAACCTCCCTTGCGGTGTCCTTAGGTTAATCAATCTAAAGATTCTTGTTGTCAAGGGTGCACCACTTGATGGTATACCAATAGGAATAGGGAGACTGCGACAACTACATACACTAAAGGGATTTGTGGTGAATGGTAGCGAGGGCTGCAGATCTGGAGTTGGAGAAGATGTTAGGGAGCAGGAGCACAAGAGATATCAGCACGGGAGTTTCTGCACCTTGGAAGAGTTGAAATCCCTCTCCCAGCTCAGGTGTATTAGCATGGTCAAATTGGAGAGGGCATCAGACAAGGCTGAAGCAAAAGCCGCTGCACTTCAAGCCAAGCCACATCTCACAACTCTATTTCTGCATTGCACCCTACCGAGCAGCTCTTTTGATGTGCAGCAGCCTCGTGCAAATGATTACGAGGAGGAAAATATCAAGAGAATAGGGGAGGTCTTCGAGGAGATCCACCCACCGCCATGCCTTGAAAAGCTTGAAATCAATGGCTACTTCGGCCGTGAGTTTCCCAGCTGGATAATGACACCCTCCTCGTCATCGTTTCGCAACCTGCAATGGCTGGATCTCAAGAATTGTGGTCTATGCCAGCCACTTCCACCCTTGGGAATGCTGCCACAACTATGTTACCTCTCGATTTCAGGTGCTTCTGCAGTCACGAGCATCGGGCCTGAATTCTTGTTGCTGGCAGGTGGTAGTGCTGGTGCAAGAGGGCGGAATGGAAGAAAAACGGACTCTTGCTTCTCCTCCTACTTCCCCAAACTAGAGGAACTTGTATTTACAAACATGACTAATTGGAAAGAATGGTGGTGGCGGTGGGAGGAGGAGGACAACCAGAAAAGATCGTTGCTACCTTCTCTCAAGGTTTTGACCATAGATGGATGTCCGAAGTTGAGGTCTCTTCCGGAAAGCCTCGTCACCGTCCTGAAGACATTAGAAATTACACGTGCCCACAGCCTGAGAGAAATACAAAACCTCCCCTCTCTTACAAAGTTGATCTTGGCCCACAACTCAAGTTTGGAGAGAGTTTCCAACTTTCCTGTACTTAAACACATAGATGTTGACGATTGTGTGGAATTGAAGGTTGTGGAGGGTGCGAATGCCGTGGAGCACATACAGCTCGATGATCGAGAAGCAGAGTCTCTCCCAGAGTGGTTAGTGGCTGCGGGTGAAGAACAACCGCGCTTCCCTTTCCTCCACAAGTTGACTCTCTCCAACAAAATCTGTCGCCGAGGGCTGCCTGGTTGGCCTCTGATCTGA
- the LOC120105806 gene encoding LOW QUALITY PROTEIN: stress-response A/B barrel domain-containing protein HS1-like (The sequence of the model RefSeq protein was modified relative to this genomic sequence to represent the inferred CDS: deleted 1 base in 1 codon), which produces MDVKEKGLVKIIRVQPKDWTWVQHQNAKGPNRVEQIVKGYANLISLIEPMAFHCVLVHKTPTTAECGVSDAPTLSSHAKRSIVEYVAHLAHAEFADEFLAAGEVVIVIDYKPAIVLIIMRECRFPFHFY; this is translated from the exons ATGGATGTTAAAGAGAAAGGGCTTGTAAAGATTATAAGAGTCCAACCAAAAG ATTGGACTTGGGTCCAACATCAAAATGCGAAGGGCCCGAACAGGGTGGAGCAAATCGTCAAGGGTTACGCCAacctcatctccctcattgaGCCCATGGCCTTTCACTG TGTCCTAGTGCATAAGACTCCTACTACTGCAGAATGTGGGGTCTCAGATGCACCAACCTTATCCTCCCATGCGAAGAGAAGCATTGTTGAGTATGTTGCACACCTAGCCCACGCTGAATTTGCAGATGAGTTCTTGGCTGCAGGGGAAGTAGTCATT GTTATTGACTACAAGCCAGCCATAGTCTTAATAATAATGAGAGAATGCAGATTCCCCTTCCATTTTTACTAG